One region of Salvelinus sp. IW2-2015 linkage group LG6.1, ASM291031v2, whole genome shotgun sequence genomic DNA includes:
- the LOC111965137 gene encoding deoxyribonuclease-2-alpha, which yields MAYSNIPHXQPASNRSVSLTSLGGTEFISFAKGRSFNNDLYHSWVAPSLQSDLLVQFWIRSTGILPSDCSLGWKVLDIQLISPGGRITFKASNDHSKWAVSTTGGGVDRAAGWVCVGDINRNEAEEKRGGGTVCLQDATVWKAYRTAXLECEMCGGGTSGCDVDXEDARHYQEDMNP from the exons ATGGCCTATAGCAACATACCGCACAMCCAACCTGCATCCAATCGCAGTGTGTCTCTCACCTCATTGGGTGGAACCGAGTTCATCAGCTTTGCCAAGGGGAGATCATTCAATAATG ATCTGTACCACTCCTGGGTGGCTCCCTCCCTCCAGTCAGACCTCCTAGTCCAGTTCTGGATCCGCTCCACTGGCATCCTGCCCTCTGACTGCTCCCTGGGCTGGAAGGTCCTGGACATCCAGCTTATCTCCCCAGGCGGGAGGATCACCTTCAAGGCCTCCAACGACCACTCCAAGTGGGCCGTGAGTACCACCGGGGGTGGGGTGGATAGAGCTgctggctgggtgtgtgtgggcgACATCAACCGGAACGAggctgaggagaagagagggggcggGACAGTGTGTCTGCAGGACGCCACGGTGTGGAAGGCCTATCGGACAGCGGYGCTGGAGTGTGAGATGTGCGGGGGAGGGACCAGCGGGTGTGATGTGGACRTAGAGGATGCAAGGCACTACCAGGAAGATATGAATCCGTAA